The following are encoded in a window of Telmatobacter sp. DSM 110680 genomic DNA:
- a CDS encoding MFS transporter: protein MANSTETMEQVGDVQAHPGRWTICAMLFVATTINYMDRQVLSILKPVLAGATLQLQPFFHGWPTVERSISMNEIQYGNIVWCFQIAYALGVVFAGRLVDRLGCRRGYPIVTAVWSLSAMGHALVTSVFGFGVARFFLGLGESGNFPAAIKATAEWFPPKERALATGIFNSGAGVGAILAPFVVPWVALHFGWRAAFLVTGVFSASWIVWWLIRYHKPLELVSASRSEAVEKSAELAIPWWRLLKYRQTWGFVLGKFLTDPVWWFYLFWLPGYFSKEFKLDLSHIGLPLIVVYVCSTIGSVFGGWLPKGYVRLGMSLKAARLATMLTCACLVVPIVFAGGLHSIWTAVGLLCMATSAHQGWSANIFTTVSDMFPAEYVGTVVSFGQVGGALGGAIFAQVAGHILQFTGSYVPLFIYSGLAYLAALVLLRTLASGLKPVELSSS from the coding sequence ATGGCGAACTCAACCGAGACGATGGAACAAGTGGGGGATGTGCAGGCGCATCCGGGGCGATGGACTATCTGCGCCATGCTATTCGTGGCCACGACCATCAACTACATGGACCGACAGGTTCTGTCGATTCTGAAGCCGGTGCTGGCGGGCGCAACACTTCAGCTGCAGCCGTTCTTTCATGGATGGCCAACGGTAGAACGCTCCATCAGCATGAACGAGATTCAATACGGAAACATCGTGTGGTGTTTCCAGATCGCCTATGCCCTCGGAGTAGTTTTCGCTGGGCGCCTGGTGGACCGCCTGGGCTGCCGCCGCGGTTATCCCATCGTGACGGCAGTGTGGAGCCTGTCCGCGATGGGGCATGCCCTGGTGACGTCGGTCTTCGGCTTTGGAGTGGCGCGTTTCTTTCTGGGACTGGGTGAGAGCGGAAATTTTCCTGCGGCGATCAAAGCAACAGCGGAGTGGTTTCCCCCAAAGGAGCGAGCCCTCGCAACCGGCATCTTCAACTCAGGCGCCGGCGTTGGGGCAATACTCGCACCCTTCGTGGTGCCGTGGGTTGCACTACATTTTGGATGGCGTGCTGCATTCCTCGTCACCGGTGTCTTCAGTGCATCCTGGATTGTATGGTGGTTAATTCGTTACCACAAGCCGCTGGAATTGGTGTCTGCGAGTCGGAGTGAGGCGGTCGAAAAATCAGCTGAACTCGCGATTCCGTGGTGGCGGCTGTTGAAATACCGCCAAACCTGGGGATTCGTTCTAGGTAAATTCCTCACAGACCCAGTCTGGTGGTTCTACCTATTCTGGCTGCCGGGCTACTTCAGCAAAGAGTTCAAACTTGATCTTTCGCATATCGGGTTGCCGCTGATCGTGGTGTATGTCTGCTCGACAATTGGAAGTGTTTTTGGCGGCTGGTTGCCGAAAGGATATGTGCGGCTGGGAATGTCATTGAAAGCCGCACGCCTGGCAACAATGCTGACTTGTGCATGCCTGGTTGTTCCGATCGTATTCGCAGGTGGCCTGCACTCCATATGGACTGCTGTTGGACTGTTGTGTATGGCGACCAGCGCGCATCAGGGCTGGTCTGCCAACATCTTCACCACCGTCTCTGATATGTTTCCAGCCGAGTATGTCGGAACGGTTGTCAGCTTCGGACAAGTGGGGGGCGCACTGGGGGGAGCTATTTTTGCTCAGGTTGCAGGTCATATTCTCCAATTCACCGGGAGCTATGTGCCGTTATTTATTTATTCGGGTCTGGCGTATCTCGCGGCTCTTGTTCTGCTGAGAACCCTGGCTTCGGGGTTGAAGCCGGTGGAGCTCTCCAGCAGTTGA
- a CDS encoding Gfo/Idh/MocA family oxidoreductase, with product MVRRRKLRMGMVGGGPGAFIGPVHRMAAELDGKIELVAGAFSQSAERSQLAGEAYKIQPDRAYADYKSMLEAERKRPDPIDFVAIVTPNHLHLPVAIASLAAGFPVMSDKPATATYGEAEELQKAVAKSGLPYGLTHTYAGYALVREARAICSSGELGRIRKIAVEYLQGWLTNPIEATGQKQASWRSDPAQSGLGGCIGDIGVHAFHLAEYVTGLKVVAVNASLLSVVKGRKLDDDCTALLRMDNDAQAVLMTSQIAVGEGNGLRLRVYGEKGSLDWRQEDPNRLHVKWLDSPEEIRHAAGNYLSNDARAVTRLPGGHPEGYLEAFAVLYGEFADALLAWQQNGKGELPKTLPGIEAGVRGMRFIDRAIDSSKRESWVEF from the coding sequence ATGGTTAGGCGGCGAAAACTGCGCATGGGAATGGTCGGAGGAGGGCCGGGCGCGTTCATCGGCCCAGTGCATCGCATGGCCGCCGAACTGGATGGAAAGATCGAACTCGTTGCAGGCGCATTTTCGCAATCGGCGGAACGTTCGCAATTGGCCGGCGAGGCCTACAAGATCCAGCCCGATAGGGCATATGCGGACTACAAGTCGATGCTGGAGGCGGAGCGAAAGCGACCGGACCCCATCGACTTCGTCGCTATCGTTACTCCAAACCATCTCCACTTGCCGGTTGCGATCGCATCGCTTGCAGCTGGGTTTCCGGTGATGAGCGACAAGCCAGCCACTGCCACCTACGGAGAAGCAGAGGAACTGCAGAAGGCTGTCGCCAAGAGCGGGTTGCCTTATGGGCTGACCCACACGTACGCCGGCTATGCGCTAGTGCGCGAGGCGCGTGCCATCTGTTCCAGCGGCGAACTGGGAAGAATTCGCAAGATTGCTGTCGAGTATCTGCAGGGATGGCTGACAAACCCGATTGAGGCAACAGGGCAGAAGCAGGCGTCGTGGCGATCAGATCCTGCACAGAGCGGGCTAGGCGGGTGCATCGGCGACATTGGCGTGCATGCGTTTCATCTTGCTGAGTATGTGACAGGACTGAAAGTTGTTGCAGTGAACGCTTCGCTGCTCTCAGTGGTAAAGGGACGCAAACTCGATGATGACTGCACGGCTCTGCTACGCATGGACAACGATGCGCAAGCCGTACTGATGACTTCTCAGATCGCAGTGGGGGAGGGAAACGGATTGAGACTGCGCGTGTACGGCGAAAAGGGATCGCTCGACTGGCGGCAGGAAGATCCGAACCGGCTGCACGTGAAGTGGCTGGATTCTCCTGAGGAGATTCGTCATGCGGCAGGCAACTATTTGAGCAATGATGCGCGCGCGGTAACGAGATTGCCGGGCGGTCATCCAGAAGGATATCTTGAAGCGTTCGCCGTGCTGTATGGTGAGTTCGCCGATGCGCTGCTTGCGTGGCAACAGAACGGCAAAGGTGAGTTACCGAAGACGCTGCCGGGGATTGAAGCCGGCGTGCGTGGAATGAGATTTATCGACCGTGCAATCGACAGCAGCAAGCGCGAGAGCTGGGTTGAGTTTTGA
- a CDS encoding sugar phosphate isomerase/epimerase family protein has translation MKTIKGPGIFLAQFADNQAPFNSLDGMAHWAAQLGFAGVQIPSWDRRLFDLKLAAESRDYCEEVLGILDAAGLKLTELSTHLQGQLIASNPAYDPMLDGFAPAELKGRPKEQQTWAVQQLEWAAMASSRLGLTAHATFSGALAWPYFYPWPQRPAGLIDAAFEELGRRWAPILNVFDEAGVDVCYELHPGEDLHDGVTFERFLKVVDDHKRANILYDPSHMILQQLDYLEFLDIYHERVRAFHVKDAEFRPNGRSGVYGGYQDWIDRAGRFRSLGDGQIDFKAIFSKMAQYDYPGWAVLEWECCIKHPKAGAAEGAALIKQWIIRVTDKAFDDFAGSEPDDDKNNKILGLI, from the coding sequence ATGAAGACCATAAAAGGTCCTGGAATTTTTCTGGCACAGTTTGCTGATAATCAAGCGCCCTTTAATTCTCTGGATGGAATGGCGCACTGGGCAGCCCAGCTTGGCTTTGCCGGAGTCCAGATTCCATCATGGGATCGGCGCCTGTTTGATTTAAAGCTCGCAGCAGAGAGTCGCGACTATTGCGAGGAAGTGCTTGGAATTCTGGACGCCGCCGGGCTCAAACTCACGGAGCTTTCGACACATCTGCAGGGCCAACTGATCGCGAGTAATCCTGCCTACGATCCCATGCTTGATGGATTTGCGCCGGCTGAATTGAAGGGCAGGCCGAAGGAACAGCAAACTTGGGCAGTGCAGCAATTGGAGTGGGCCGCGATGGCAAGCAGCAGGCTGGGCTTGACCGCGCATGCCACATTCTCAGGGGCCCTGGCGTGGCCGTATTTCTATCCTTGGCCGCAGCGGCCGGCCGGTCTGATCGATGCGGCCTTTGAGGAACTAGGCCGCCGCTGGGCTCCTATCCTCAACGTGTTTGACGAGGCTGGCGTGGATGTCTGTTACGAGCTTCATCCAGGTGAGGATTTACATGATGGCGTGACATTCGAGCGTTTCCTGAAAGTTGTGGATGATCACAAGCGCGCGAATATTTTGTACGACCCAAGCCACATGATCCTGCAGCAGTTGGACTATCTGGAGTTCCTCGATATTTATCACGAGAGAGTGCGCGCTTTTCACGTGAAGGATGCGGAATTCAGGCCGAACGGACGCTCGGGGGTTTACGGGGGCTATCAAGATTGGATTGATCGCGCCGGGCGCTTCCGCTCGCTCGGAGACGGGCAGATCGACTTCAAGGCAATCTTCAGCAAGATGGCCCAGTATGACTATCCCGGCTGGGCAGTGCTGGAGTGGGAGTGCTGCATTAAGCATCCGAAGGCTGGAGCGGCGGAAGGCGCGGCTTTGATCAAGCAGTGGATTATTCGCGTCACCGACAAAGCGTTCGATGATTTCGCCGGATCCGAGCCTGACGACGACAAAAATAACAAGATTCTAGGGTTGATCTAG
- a CDS encoding bifunctional nuclease family protein has translation MDIEVRIRGLMMDPATNMPIVVLKDVGSDTVMPIWVGIFEANAIAIEIEKVAAPRPMTHDLTRNLMRHMNGELEKIVITELRDDTFFAMLWIRQEGELITLDARPSDAIALALRADCPIFVSEQVMQSAKLNMNGPPEGPTAEELRGWLEGLNDEDLGRYKM, from the coding sequence ATGGACATCGAAGTGCGCATCCGCGGTTTGATGATGGATCCAGCTACCAATATGCCAATCGTTGTTCTCAAGGACGTTGGCTCCGATACCGTTATGCCTATATGGGTCGGGATCTTTGAGGCCAACGCTATAGCCATAGAGATTGAAAAGGTAGCCGCCCCCCGGCCAATGACGCACGATTTGACCCGGAATCTAATGCGTCACATGAACGGAGAGCTGGAAAAGATAGTCATTACAGAGCTTAGAGACGACACCTTCTTCGCAATGCTGTGGATTCGTCAAGAGGGCGAATTGATAACCCTGGACGCGCGCCCGTCTGATGCGATCGCGCTCGCGCTGCGTGCAGACTGTCCGATCTTCGTATCGGAACAAGTCATGCAGTCAGCCAAGCTGAACATGAACGGCCCACCCGAAGGTCCTACCGCCGAAGAACTCCGAGGCTGGCTTGAAGGCTTGAACGACGAAGACTTGGGCCGCTACAAGATGTAG
- the miaB gene encoding tRNA (N6-isopentenyl adenosine(37)-C2)-methylthiotransferase MiaB: MASEKTFYLETFGCQMNAHDSEKVIGTLLHEGYRQVETEEDAGLILYNTCSIRDKAEQKVFNRLNDYKKLHKAGKRFGVLGCVAQQEGEKIFERAPYVSLVSGSASYRKLPEMLSRLEAGENRITGLDDRQTEETFETEFTSRQNPYRGYITIIEGCDKFCAYCVVPYTRGKERSRGSVSVLAEARRIADQSYSEIQLLGQNVNSYKDPEGKLSFAELLAAVGQVPGIRRVRFTTSHPRDFTRDIVEAIDAYPTLCDHVHLPIQSGSSRVLKMMAREYTADWYLERISWIRAAKRNISLSTDIIVGFPGETPDDFIQTMDLLQEVQYDCVFGFKYSGRPNTPALTMIDSLPDAEKVRRLQLVLDRQREIQRANYAKHLGEQMEVMVEGLNPARGQISGRSTQNKPVNFTTSTPIAPAPGSYVNVKITNTFPNSLVGEAV; the protein is encoded by the coding sequence ATGGCGTCCGAAAAAACCTTCTACCTTGAGACTTTCGGGTGCCAGATGAATGCTCATGACTCCGAAAAGGTCATTGGCACATTGCTGCACGAAGGCTATCGCCAGGTCGAGACCGAGGAAGATGCCGGCCTCATCCTCTACAACACCTGCTCCATTCGCGACAAAGCCGAGCAAAAGGTCTTTAACCGCCTCAACGACTACAAAAAGCTCCACAAGGCCGGGAAGCGCTTTGGCGTCCTCGGGTGTGTAGCTCAGCAGGAGGGCGAGAAGATCTTCGAGCGCGCTCCGTATGTGTCTTTAGTATCCGGTTCGGCTTCCTATCGCAAATTGCCTGAGATGCTGAGCCGCCTGGAAGCCGGCGAGAATCGGATCACGGGCCTTGACGACCGCCAGACCGAAGAGACCTTCGAGACGGAATTCACTTCGCGTCAGAATCCCTATCGTGGATACATCACGATCATTGAAGGATGCGACAAGTTCTGCGCCTACTGCGTTGTTCCTTACACGCGCGGCAAAGAGCGGAGCCGAGGATCAGTATCTGTGCTCGCCGAGGCGCGGCGTATCGCCGACCAGAGTTATAGCGAGATTCAACTTCTCGGTCAGAACGTAAACAGCTACAAGGATCCGGAAGGGAAGTTGAGCTTCGCCGAATTGCTCGCTGCCGTTGGCCAGGTTCCCGGCATCCGTCGCGTACGTTTCACCACCAGTCATCCCCGCGACTTTACGCGGGACATCGTAGAAGCGATCGACGCTTATCCAACGCTCTGCGATCACGTGCATCTGCCCATTCAGTCTGGGTCGTCCCGAGTGCTCAAGATGATGGCGCGAGAATATACGGCCGACTGGTACCTCGAACGCATCAGCTGGATCAGGGCGGCAAAGCGAAACATTTCGCTTTCGACGGACATCATCGTTGGATTTCCAGGAGAAACGCCTGACGATTTCATCCAGACTATGGACTTGCTACAGGAGGTCCAGTACGATTGCGTGTTCGGTTTCAAATACTCTGGCCGTCCCAATACTCCGGCACTTACTATGATCGATTCCTTGCCCGATGCAGAGAAGGTCAGACGGCTTCAGCTAGTTCTCGACCGACAACGCGAGATTCAGAGGGCCAACTACGCCAAGCATTTAGGGGAGCAAATGGAAGTAATGGTCGAGGGATTAAATCCAGCCCGAGGTCAGATTTCCGGCCGAAGCACGCAAAACAAACCAGTAAACTTCACGACTTCCACGCCCATCGCTCCCGCTCCGGGTTCCTATGTGAATGTGAAAATCACCAATACTTTTCCCAACAGCCTCGTAGGTGAGGCCGTCTAA
- a CDS encoding ABC transporter permease produces the protein MTITGQGAHMKMVFQDIRFGIRQLIKMPGFTFTAIVSLALGIGATTAVFSVVYAILLDPYAYKNPDRMIHMRLTVPSGDLNGFGVTGTQWQELRKSPVVEDTFLEDDWNPSITGGDLPEDVQGVYLSSNGFNFLGVPAAVGRGLQPSDAVDGQDPQPVAVLGYKFWQRHYNSDPSVIGKTIQLNRKNFAIVGVAGPRFTWGDGDVYLPLKITGDQVKGFYAGVRLKPGITHAQANAALEPLIFQFAKETPKHFPTDWKHLRIVGLNEDFVRQLGGTLYLLFGAVALLLMIGCSNVSILLLARATARQHEFAVRSAIGASQSRIVRQLLTESLLLSLTGAGMGLLLAYKTVDIIVANLPQFSFPHEAAIQINVPVLIFAILVAVTTGVLFGLWPAWQLSRPEVSQIMQSNTRKTTGDVKGRRTHAVLIGGQIALTLLMMAGAGAAIEGFLKVAHTPLGYDPHNVMSVGIPIHDGTYSTWPERAAYFEQIYAKVADVPGVELAAVSSNATPPDNGFRTKFEIVGKPSSADQSVRFNMVSKEYFPVLKMPLVQGRIWDEAETRRGAAVTVVNEAFAKRYFPAGDTVGHTMKVPELKPQPPYLLTAPSSEDGLLIVGVVADKLDEGLSKPVFPEVFVPYTVAMGMYTQVLVRAKGQPLTLLHPIRAAVNSIDPDQQTNNDVRDLEHWIMREPEWARGQLVAWLFGAFAALALALASVGLYSVVAYAVVQRTNEFGIRIALGAKKGHVLGIVFRSTVASVGTGIVTGVVLTLALNKVMASWSAESSRDPLLLLAATLVLSLVATFACIIPAWRAAGIDPMKAIRYE, from the coding sequence ATGACGATTACAGGACAAGGAGCGCACATGAAGATGGTGTTCCAGGATATTCGTTTTGGGATACGGCAGTTGATCAAGATGCCGGGGTTTACATTCACCGCGATCGTGTCGCTGGCGCTGGGCATTGGTGCCACGACGGCGGTATTCAGCGTGGTATACGCCATTCTGCTGGACCCTTATGCCTACAAAAATCCGGACCGCATGATCCATATGCGTCTGACCGTGCCATCGGGAGACCTGAATGGATTCGGAGTAACAGGGACGCAATGGCAGGAGCTGCGCAAGTCGCCGGTCGTAGAAGACACGTTTCTTGAAGACGATTGGAATCCCTCCATCACTGGTGGCGATCTTCCCGAAGATGTTCAAGGCGTCTATCTAAGCTCGAACGGATTCAATTTTCTGGGTGTGCCGGCCGCGGTTGGTCGTGGATTGCAACCCTCCGATGCGGTTGACGGCCAGGATCCTCAACCGGTTGCAGTACTCGGTTACAAATTCTGGCAGCGGCATTACAACAGTGACCCGTCTGTGATCGGCAAAACCATCCAACTGAATCGCAAGAACTTCGCGATTGTTGGTGTCGCTGGGCCGCGATTCACATGGGGAGACGGCGATGTATACCTGCCGCTGAAGATCACTGGCGACCAAGTGAAAGGCTTCTATGCGGGCGTTCGGCTCAAACCGGGCATCACCCATGCGCAGGCCAATGCCGCGCTTGAGCCTCTCATTTTCCAATTCGCGAAGGAAACGCCAAAGCACTTCCCGACGGATTGGAAGCACCTTCGCATAGTGGGACTCAACGAAGACTTCGTCAGACAGCTTGGAGGCACACTCTACTTGTTGTTTGGCGCGGTTGCGCTATTGCTGATGATTGGCTGTAGCAATGTTTCTATTTTGTTGCTCGCCCGCGCCACCGCCCGCCAGCATGAGTTCGCCGTCCGCTCCGCGATTGGAGCGAGTCAGTCGCGAATTGTCCGCCAACTGCTGACAGAGTCCCTTCTGCTTTCCCTTACCGGCGCAGGGATGGGACTTCTGCTGGCGTACAAAACTGTCGATATCATCGTTGCTAATCTGCCCCAGTTCTCCTTCCCACATGAGGCAGCAATTCAAATCAATGTGCCAGTTCTGATCTTTGCGATTTTGGTTGCGGTCACTACCGGGGTGCTGTTTGGACTGTGGCCAGCCTGGCAGTTATCGCGGCCCGAGGTCAGCCAGATCATGCAGTCGAACACGCGCAAAACGACGGGTGATGTGAAGGGACGTAGAACACACGCGGTGCTGATCGGAGGCCAGATCGCTTTGACGCTGCTGATGATGGCGGGTGCGGGAGCTGCGATTGAAGGATTTCTGAAGGTAGCACACACGCCGCTCGGATACGATCCGCATAACGTCATGTCGGTCGGGATTCCGATCCACGACGGAACCTACAGCACCTGGCCGGAGAGAGCAGCATACTTTGAACAGATTTACGCGAAAGTGGCGGACGTTCCGGGCGTCGAACTCGCAGCTGTCTCCAGCAACGCGACTCCACCTGACAATGGATTTAGAACCAAGTTCGAAATTGTCGGCAAGCCATCTTCAGCAGATCAGTCCGTGCGCTTCAACATGGTCAGCAAAGAGTATTTTCCCGTGCTCAAGATGCCCCTGGTGCAAGGAAGGATATGGGACGAGGCGGAGACCCGCCGCGGTGCAGCGGTCACTGTAGTCAACGAGGCATTTGCGAAACGCTACTTCCCTGCCGGCGATACGGTTGGCCACACCATGAAGGTTCCGGAATTGAAGCCGCAGCCTCCTTATTTGCTTACGGCGCCCAGCAGCGAAGATGGGTTGCTCATTGTGGGCGTTGTAGCCGACAAGCTTGATGAAGGTCTTTCGAAGCCAGTCTTCCCGGAAGTTTTCGTTCCCTACACAGTGGCCATGGGCATGTACACGCAGGTTCTAGTTCGTGCTAAAGGTCAGCCTCTGACTCTCCTTCACCCCATTCGCGCCGCAGTCAACTCCATTGACCCCGACCAGCAAACAAACAACGATGTGCGCGACCTTGAGCATTGGATTATGCGAGAGCCGGAATGGGCCCGTGGACAGCTTGTCGCGTGGCTTTTCGGAGCGTTTGCTGCGCTGGCACTTGCACTGGCGTCAGTCGGACTGTACAGCGTAGTCGCCTATGCAGTGGTCCAACGTACAAACGAATTCGGCATCCGCATTGCTCTTGGAGCAAAGAAGGGGCACGTTCTAGGCATCGTGTTCCGCTCGACGGTCGCAAGCGTCGGTACTGGAATCGTGACGGGAGTGGTGTTGACGCTGGCCCTGAACAAAGTGATGGCTAGCTGGTCAGCCGAGAGTTCGCGCGATCCCCTGCTCCTGCTCGCCGCCACGCTCGTTCTCTCGCTGGTAGCAACCTTCGCCTGCATTATTCCCGCATGGCGGGCAGCGGGCATTGACCCCATGAAGGCAATTCGTTATGAGTGA
- a CDS encoding cytochrome c, whose protein sequence is MTLTRFLSILLLSVGLAFSLGACRTTPRLTAQQAEGKHLYEVRCAHCHEENDLQLKKVPPDLHAVFKSGNLPSGGPATDAEVRRIIIAGKGMMPAFSGRFDETQMSALLAYLHTGLR, encoded by the coding sequence ATGACTCTTACGCGCTTTCTCTCAATCCTCCTCCTGTCGGTTGGCTTGGCATTCTCACTTGGGGCTTGTCGTACGACACCACGGCTCACCGCGCAGCAAGCCGAGGGCAAGCATCTCTACGAAGTGCGCTGCGCCCACTGCCATGAGGAGAACGACTTGCAACTCAAGAAGGTTCCGCCAGACCTGCATGCGGTATTCAAGAGCGGCAATCTTCCCAGTGGCGGCCCGGCGACCGATGCGGAAGTCCGGCGGATAATTATCGCGGGCAAGGGAATGATGCCCGCTTTCAGCGGCCGCTTCGATGAAACGCAAATGTCTGCGTTGCTAGCCTACCTTCACACCGGCTTGCGCTAA
- a CDS encoding threonine dehydratase → MTLPSLKQIREAQDVLYRYMPPTPQYSWPLINQRSGAEVWIKHENHTPVGAFKIRGALIYTEWLRRSQSNLKGVVAATRGNHGQGVAMAARIHGISCVIVVPHGNSAEKNRAMIAQGAELVEHGQDFQESLEFARTLSTKREFVMVDSFHERLVMGTATYALEFFQSVPALDRVYVPIGLGSSVCGVSAARNALGLATEIIGVVASGSPSYSLSFAQHRVVDAPSRTAIADGLACRTPNALAMEIIWQNVSRIVEVSDVEIACAMCVLFKDTHNVAEGAAAAALAGAMQEQEANRGKRIGVVLTGGNVDADVFARVLSGEKAQ, encoded by the coding sequence ATGACGCTTCCCTCTTTGAAGCAGATCCGCGAGGCGCAGGATGTTCTCTATCGCTACATGCCCCCGACGCCCCAGTACAGCTGGCCTCTGATCAATCAGCGGTCAGGCGCAGAAGTCTGGATCAAGCATGAAAATCACACGCCGGTCGGCGCGTTCAAGATTCGTGGCGCACTGATCTACACCGAGTGGCTGCGGAGATCACAATCGAATCTAAAAGGTGTTGTCGCTGCGACGCGCGGAAATCACGGCCAGGGCGTGGCAATGGCGGCAAGGATTCACGGAATATCCTGCGTGATCGTTGTGCCGCACGGCAACAGCGCTGAGAAGAATCGCGCCATGATTGCGCAAGGCGCAGAGCTGGTGGAGCACGGACAGGATTTTCAAGAGTCTCTCGAATTTGCACGAACTCTTTCCACTAAGCGCGAATTCGTCATGGTCGACTCATTTCACGAACGACTGGTGATGGGCACGGCGACTTATGCGTTAGAGTTCTTTCAATCAGTCCCTGCACTGGACCGAGTCTATGTGCCTATTGGGCTCGGATCCTCGGTTTGTGGGGTATCTGCAGCACGCAACGCGCTGGGGCTGGCGACAGAGATCATCGGAGTAGTTGCTTCAGGATCCCCGTCGTACTCGCTGAGTTTCGCCCAGCACAGGGTTGTGGACGCTCCTTCGCGCACTGCGATTGCCGACGGACTGGCGTGCAGAACGCCGAACGCCCTTGCAATGGAGATCATCTGGCAGAACGTGTCTCGGATCGTGGAAGTTTCTGATGTTGAGATTGCTTGCGCTATGTGCGTCCTCTTTAAGGACACACATAATGTTGCGGAAGGCGCCGCGGCAGCTGCGCTCGCCGGGGCGATGCAGGAACAGGAAGCCAATCGAGGCAAGCGTATCGGCGTTGTGCTGACGGGGGGCAATGTTGATGCGGACGTCTTTGCGCGGGTGCTGAGCGGGGAGAAGGCGCAGTGA
- a CDS encoding PaaI family thioesterase: MKPHFDNLTPLAHAAQNRCFGCGEANPQGLQLDFLLAEDGTVVCPVKIGNSFEGHPGFLHGGIIATLLDETMSKSVRARGLTAMTRHLEVDYKRPVPSCTMIRMEGRVVRDEGRKHWAEATIFGADGHVLAQGKGLFIEVRPERSA; encoded by the coding sequence ATGAAACCACATTTCGACAATTTAACGCCCCTGGCTCATGCAGCACAGAATCGATGCTTCGGCTGCGGGGAAGCTAATCCTCAAGGATTGCAGTTGGATTTCCTGCTTGCCGAAGACGGCACGGTAGTATGTCCCGTGAAGATCGGAAACAGCTTTGAAGGCCATCCCGGATTTCTGCACGGAGGCATTATCGCCACGCTTCTGGATGAAACCATGAGCAAGTCGGTTCGCGCGCGTGGTCTCACCGCGATGACGCGGCATCTTGAAGTGGACTACAAGCGCCCCGTGCCGTCCTGCACGATGATTCGCATGGAAGGTCGCGTCGTCAGGGACGAAGGTCGTAAACATTGGGCCGAAGCTACAATCTTCGGCGCCGACGGCCACGTTCTTGCACAAGGTAAAGGGCTGTTCATTGAGGTTCGGCCGGAAAGATCAGCGTGA
- a CDS encoding alpha/beta hydrolase: MRFSFLAATVILALSAAVHSQSAPPAIYTDPPSDTAHPAAMEVLHIPSHGAMINGIAYSPAGSGFHPTIVICHGLPGNEKNLDLAQALRRAGWNAVTFNYRGSWGSPGPYKFSQNLEDADAVLAYLRVPANAAKLRVDTKRIVLAGHSMGGWVTVMTASHDHGLAGAILISAADMGKLGEMQHDKLVAEMADNIESLAATPETMANEVAQNSKTFAFANAIDGLKDVPLLVLSANDGLAPDTDALIQAIKAKGGENIKAVHADTDHGWSDHRIFLESAIIDWLSKLE; encoded by the coding sequence ATGCGCTTTTCATTTTTGGCCGCAACAGTTATCCTCGCTCTCTCCGCCGCCGTTCATTCCCAGTCTGCCCCTCCCGCGATCTACACGGATCCACCGTCGGATACAGCACATCCAGCCGCAATGGAAGTGCTTCATATTCCCTCGCACGGCGCTATGATCAACGGAATCGCATACTCGCCCGCGGGTAGCGGTTTCCATCCGACTATCGTGATCTGCCACGGTCTACCCGGCAATGAGAAGAATCTTGATCTTGCACAGGCGCTGCGTCGCGCAGGCTGGAATGCCGTGACCTTCAACTACAGGGGTTCGTGGGGAAGTCCCGGGCCCTACAAGTTCTCGCAGAATCTCGAAGACGCGGACGCTGTGCTGGCCTATCTTCGCGTTCCCGCCAATGCCGCCAAGCTGCGGGTCGACACTAAGCGAATCGTTCTCGCCGGTCATAGTATGGGCGGCTGGGTAACCGTGATGACGGCTTCGCACGACCACGGCCTGGCTGGTGCAATTCTGATCAGTGCGGCTGACATGGGCAAACTGGGTGAGATGCAGCACGACAAACTGGTGGCCGAAATGGCCGACAACATCGAGTCTCTGGCTGCGACTCCCGAAACCATGGCGAATGAAGTAGCGCAAAACTCCAAGACATTTGCCTTCGCCAACGCCATTGATGGGCTCAAGGACGTTCCGCTTCTCGTCCTATCCGCGAACGATGGTCTTGCTCCCGACACCGACGCGCTGATTCAGGCCATCAAGGCAAAAGGCGGTGAGAACATCAAGGCCGTTCACGCTGATACCGACCACGGCTGGTCTGATCATAGGATATTTCTCGAGAGCGCCATTATCGACTGGCTATCTAAGCTGGAATAA